From Raphanus sativus cultivar WK10039 unplaced genomic scaffold, ASM80110v3 Scaffold0414, whole genome shotgun sequence, one genomic window encodes:
- the LOC108859433 gene encoding polypyrimidine tract-binding protein homolog 1 isoform X1: MSSSQFRYTQTPSKVVHLRNLPWECVEEELIDLCKRFGKIVNTKTNVGANRNQAFVEFAELNQAISMVSYYASSSEPAQIRGKTIYIQYSNRHEIVNNQSPGEVPGNVLLVTFEGVESHHVSIDVIHLVFSAFGFVHKIATFEKAAGFQALVQFTDVETASAARSALDGRSIPKYLLPEHVASCNLRMSYSAHTDLNIKFQSHRSRDYTNPYLPVNHTAMDGSMQPALGADGKKVETQSNVLLALIENMQYAVTVDVLHTVFSAYGTVQKIAIFEKNGSTQALIQYSDIATAAIAKEALEGHCIYDGGYCKLRLSYSRHTDLNVKAFSDKSRDYTLPDLSLLVGQKVPGVAEASAPTTGGWQNGQVQTQYAGYGGSSYMYPSADPTGASPSSGHPPYYG; the protein is encoded by the exons ATGTCGAGCTCACAGTTCCGGTACACGCAGACGCCGTCGAAGGTGGTGCACCTGCGGAATCTACCGTGGGAATGCGTGGAAGAAGAGCTCATCGACCTGTGCAAACGATTCGGAAAGATCGTCAATACGAAGACCAATGTCGGCGCCAATCGCAACCAAGCCTTCGTTGAATTC GCTGAGTTGAATCAGGCGATATCAATGGTTTCGTATTATGCTTCATCTTCGGAGCCGGCACAGATTCGTGGGAAAACTATTTATATACAGTACTCTAATCGGCATGAGATTGTGAACAATCAGAGTCCTGGTGAAGTCCCTGGAAACGTCCTCTTGGTTACCTTTGAAGGAGTCGAATCTCACCATGTCAGCATCGATGTCATCCATCTG GTGTTTTCTGCTTTTGGATTCGTGCACAAAATTGCCACTTTTGAGAAAGCTGCTGGTTTCCAG GCACTAGTTCAGTTTACTGATGTGGAGACTGCTTCAGCTGCAAGGAGTGCGCTAGATGGTAGAAGTATACCCAA ATATCTGCTTCCAGAACATGTTGCCTCTTGCAATTTGCGAATGTCTTATTCAGCTCATACTGATCTAAACATCAAGTTTCAGTCCCACCGTAGCAG GGATTACACTAATCCATACCTTCCAGTGAATCATACCGCAATGGACGGGTCTATGCAG CCTGCTTTGGGTGCTGATGGAAAGAAGGTAGAAACTCAGAGCAATGTCCTGCTTGCTTTAATTGAGAACATGCAGTATGCTGTCACTGTGGATGTTCTTCACACG GTCTTTTCCGCGTATGGAACTGTCCAGAAGATTGCTATATTTGAGAAGAATGGTTCAACACAAGCCTTAATTCAATACTCTG ATATAGCAACGGCGGCAATAGCGAAAGAAGCACTGGAAGGACACTGTATATATGACGGTGGCTACTGTAAGCTTCGACTATCATACTCTCGTCATACTGATCTCAATGTAAAG GCATTTAGCGACAAAAGCAGAGACTACACACTACCTGATCTGAGCCTACTCGTGGGCCAAAAAGTTCCCGGAGTGGCTGAAGCTTCTGCGCCAACAACAGGGGGTTGGCAGAATGGGCAGGTGCAAACACAATACGCAGGTTATGGTGGAAGTTCATATATGTACCCATCAGCTGATCCCACAGGGGCTTCACCTTCTTCTGGTCATCCTCCTTACTATGGTTGA
- the LOC130502076 gene encoding uncharacterized protein LOC130502076 — MVAVDSVVLQSSEYTSPPIFPTPVFMEDGSKDKGLQCKFRFIHCSELEEAELSLCETSSLHYEGELFWEELRLKGKHSMKGLEGSKISKGTSQNQACEADMTTKKREQ, encoded by the exons ATGGTGGCGGTGGATTCTGTGGTCCTCCAATCGTCGGAGTATACGTCTCCCCCCATCTTCCCCACTCC GGTATTTATGGAAGACGGATCTAAAGACAAA GGACTACAATGTAAGTTCAGATTTATCCATTGCAGTGAGCTAGAAGAAGCAGAGTTATCTCTGTGTGAGACAAGTTCCTTGCACTACGAG GGAGAGCTCTTTTGGGAAGAATTGAGACTGAAAGGAAAACATAGTATGAAG GGTCTAGAAGGTTCCAAG ATATCCAAAGGAACCAGCCAAAATCAGGCTTGCGAAGCAGACATGACTACCAAAAAAAG GGAACAATA
- the LOC130502077 gene encoding aspartic proteinase CDR1-like translates to MLTVSVLIRHSNWIIFHFPLSMIKSVYCLSKICILSHYSITVSSETRMMSMALSLQIITALLFITVVTVSSSPPDGFTMDLIHRRSNSSSTGRSNTYDQLRSSPYADVIFDTASRGGYLMKLQIGTPPVEIEAVIDTGSEVIWTQCLPCLNCYHQRNPIFDPSKSSTYKDLRCNNTPDHSCVYDIVYADQSYSLGSFATETVTMKSTSGHSYVMPKTIIGCSHNSSVHRRSYSGIVGLNLGPLSLVSQMGKHMQGAISYCFSPEGRTSKINFGSNAIVSGEGTVSTTMFIHKEKPAFYYLNLDAVSIEETRIETLGTPFHAVDGNIIIDSGSTFTTLPASYCSLVREAVERVVTAERVPSQHDMLCYKTDTMDIFPVITMHFSGGADLVLGKNNTYMDINGEAICLIVICGSTEEEAIFGNKAQNNFLVGYDLFSRLVSFKPTDCGVTQDIPIDDDSISAASLFQFNIKFVLFIFVLSLIRL, encoded by the exons ATGTTAACAGTTTCAGTTTTGATTCGACATTCAAATTggataatttttcattttcctcTGTCGATGATCAAATCGGTTTATTGTTTATCAAAAAT TTGCATATTGTCCCATTATTCGATCACAGTGTCTTCTGAAACCAGAATGATGAGCATGGCACTCTCTCTTCAAATCATTACAGCTCTTCTCTTTATTACCGTCGTCACTGTCTCCTCATCACCTCCCGACGGATTCACCATGGACCTAATCCACCGTCGTTCTAATTCATCTTCTACTGGTCGCTCTAACACTTACGATCAACTCCGATCATCTCCTTACGCCGACGTCATCTTTGATACTGCCTCCAGAGGAGGGTATCTTATGAAACTCCAAATCGGTACACCTCCTGTCGAGATCGAAGCAGTCATAGACACGGGAAGCGAAGTCATATGGACACAATGTTTGCCTTGTCTTAACTGCTACCACCAACGCAATCCAATATTCGACCCTTCGAAATCCTCCACCTACAAAGATCTAAGATGCAACAACACACCTGACCATTCTTGTGTTTATGATATTGTCTACGCAGACCAAAGCTATTCCCTAGGAAGCTTTGCTACCGAGACTGTCACGATGAAATCCACTTCTGGCCACTCCTATGTAATGCCTAAAACCATTATTGGATGTTCGCACAACAGCTCTGTGCATAGAAGATCCTATTCGGGCATTGTTGGTCTAAATTTGGGGCCGTTATCACTCGTCTCTCAGATGGGCAAACACATGCAAGGTGCAATTTCTTACTGCTTCTCCCCTGAGGGAAGAACTAGTAAGATCAACTTTGGAAGTAATGCTATTGTGTCAGGAGAAGGGACTGTATCGACCACTATGTTTATTCACAAGGAGAAACCTGCTTTCTATTACCTAAACCTAGACGCGGTCAGCATTGAGGAGACTCGCATTGAAACATTGGGGACACCGTTCCACGCCGTAGACGGGAACATAATCATAGACTCTGGTAGCACTTTCACCACCTTGCCCGCGAGCTACTGCAGCCTAGTGAGGGAGGCAGTGGAAAGGGTTGTTACAGCGGAACGAGTACCATCCCAGCACGATATGCTTTGCTACAAAACGGACACAATGGATATCTTTCCAGTGATCACAATGCATTTCAGTGGAGGTGCGGATCTTGTTTTGGGTAAAAACAATACGTATATGGATATTAATGGAGAAGCCATTTGTCTCATTGTTATATGTGGTAGtactgaagaagaagctattTTTGGTAACAAAGCACAGAACAACTTCTTGGTTGGTTATGATCTTTTTTCACGACTGGTTTCTTTTAAACCCACCGATTGTGGAGTTACACAAGACATACCAATAGACGACGACTCAATTTCTGCAGCATCGCTTTTTCAGTTTAACattaagtttgttttatttatttttgtcctTTCATTAATTAGACTATAG
- the LOC108859434 gene encoding transcription factor MYB106 isoform X1, which translates to MGRSPCCDKDGLKKGPWTPEEDQKLLAYIEEHGHGSWRSLPEKAGLQRCGKSCRLRWTNYLRPDIKRGKFSVQEEQTIIQLHALLGNRWSAIATHLPKRTDNEIKNYWNTHLKKRLVKMGIDPVTHKHKNETLLSSTGQSNKNLATLSHMAQWESARLEAEARLARESKLLHLQHYQNKKAAAPSLCLTHKASTNWTKPNEGMGDHQLLESPTSTVTFSENLPPMIMHLGIPTGNRNSRVAVSSEHDDWMRQINCPEEGIEEGFTSLLLSDSVDRSLSAGKNAVEVNESEYSYYEDNKNYWNTILNLVDSSPSDDVLI; encoded by the exons ATGGGAAGATCGCCATGCTGTGATAAGGATGGTTTAAAGAAAGGTCCCTGGACACCAGAAGAGGATCAGAAACTCTTGGCTTACATTGAAGAACATGGCCATGGAAGCTGGCGCTCTTTGCCTGAGAAAGCCG GTCTCCAAAGATGTGGAAAGAGTTGCAGACTCAGATGGACTAATTACCTAAGACCTGACATCAAGAGAGGCAAGTTCAGTGTACAAGAAGAACAAACCATCATTCAACTCCACGCTCTCCTCGGAAACAG ATGGTCAGCGATTGCAACTCACTTACCGAAAAGGACAGACAACGAGATCAAGAACTACTGGAACACACACTTGAAGAAACGTCTGGTCAAAATGGGGATAGATCCAGTGACACACAAGCACAAAAACGAGACTCTCTTGTCTTCCACAGGTCAATCTAATAAGAACTTAGCCACGCTTAGCCACATGGCACAATGGGAGAGTGCTCGGCTCGAAGCTGAAGCAAGGCTAGCTAGAGAATCAAAGCTTCTCCATTTACAGCATTACCAAAACAAGAAAGCAGCAGCTCCTAGTCTTTGCTTGACTCACAAGGCATCAACAAATTGGACAAAACCAAACGAAG GAATGGGAGATCATCAACTGCTTGAGTCTCCGACATCGACGGTGACATTCTCCGAGAATCTCCCTCCCATGATCATGCATTTAGGTATCCCTACGGGAAATAGAAACAGCAGAGTCGCCGTCTCTTCCGAACACGACGACTGGATGAGACAAATCAACTGTCCAGAAGAAGGAATCGAAGAGGGATTCACGAGCCTCTTACTCAGTGATTCAGTTGATCGGAGTCTCTCCGCCGGTAAAAACGCGGTCGAGGTCAATGAGAGTGAATATAGCTACTATGAGGATAACAAGAACTACTGGAATACCATTCTCAACTTGGTGGATTCCTCACCGTCCGACGATGTTCTGATCTAA
- the LOC108859427 gene encoding pre-rRNA-processing protein ESF1: MGGSKRKKGDNGGEEGKQMITDSRFSKAHTDPRFRSLPRRESKVTIDSRFKGVLTDKASAPVDKRGKRRRRGSAKDSLKEYYRIDEEDEEKNKKKKQKRKEEDESGGDDESEGEEALMALEAEARRRKSEQVSEDEEEEEESKIPLKLAASSDEESDENADSEDNEDVSEEAEEDTDEDDDAMYDDDGPEVAEEEVASIEKETHRLAIVNMDWRYVSAKDLYVVLNSFLPKDGRLLSVAVYPSEFGLERMKQEEIHGPAIGGDKKNEDNSDDEDEDEDEDEDVINERLRDYEKSRLRYYFAVAECDSSATADHLYKQCDGIEFERSSNKLDLRFIPDSMQFKHPPRDTATEAPATYQGVDFHSQALQMSRVDVSWDEDEPHRVRTLKQGFNPDQLADLELKEFLASDESESDDSGDDDEEKRKEKYLTLMESGDVDSDKDEDEENDQDMVVEFNTGLEDLSNKFREKKEEKPETVWEAQLRKMREKKKARRMQKKDDGSSDDDSEDDDDYNVDHKKKKKMMNKKKGLEEKLAADEKSLAELELIVADENGKGLKGYNIKGKGKKRSKEMAEDKIPSADPDDQRFSVAFTDPNYALDPTNPQFKRSATYVKQLTQKQKQDPRSQEEQVKDVETKTTDDGTVGPSKKRSFAESATVKSMKLKMQQKGSEKKKEGTAELAQRVKNKAKALSKK; this comes from the exons ATGGGTGGTTCGAAGCGAAAGAAGGGAGACAACGGCGGAGAGGAAGGTAAACAGATGATTACGGATTCGAGGTTTTCCAAGGCTCACACTGACCCCAGATTCCGTAGTCTTCCGAGGCGTGAATCCAAAGTCACAATTGACTCTCGTTTCAAAGGCGTCCTCACCGACAAGGCTTCTGCTCCGGTCGATAAGCGTGGCAAGCGTAGAAGACGAGGAAGTGCCAAAGATTCTCTCAAAGAGTATTATCGTAtcgatgaagaagatgaggagaagaataagaagaagaagcaaaagaggaaggaagaagatgaatctGGTGGGGATGATGAGAGCGAGGGTGAAGAAGCATTGATGGCTCTGGAAGCTGAGGCCAGGCGGAGGAAATCGGAGCAAGTatctgaagatgaagaagaagaagaagagagtaaGATTCCTTTGAAACTGGCGGCTTCCTCGGATGAAGAATCTGATGAGAACGCAGACTCTGAAGACAATGAGGATGTATCTGAAGAAGCAGAGGAGGATACTGACGAGGACGATGATGCTATGTATGATGACGATGGACCCGAAGTTGCT GAAGAGGAGGTAGCGAGTATCGAGAAAGAAACTCACAGACTCGCTATTGTCAACATGGACTGGAGATATGTCTCT GCCAAAGACTTGTATGTTGTTTTAAATTCGTTTCTTCCCAAAGATGGGCGCCTTTTGTCTGTTGCGGTCTATCCATCAGAGTTTGGACTTGAGCGAATGAAACAAGAGGAAATCCATGGCCCGGCAATCGGTGGAGACAAGAAGAATGAAGATAACAGTGATGAcgaggatgaagatgaagatgaagatgaagacgTCATCAATGAGAGACTACGTGATTACGAAAAAAGTAGACTGAG GTACTATTTTGCTGTTGCGGAATGTGATTCCAGTGCTACTGCTGATCACTTGTACAAACAATGTGATGGTATCGAGTTTGAGAGATCCTCTAACAAGCTCGACTTGAGATTTATTCCTGACTCCATGCAATTCAAACATCCACCTCGTGATACTGCCACCGAG gcTCCTGCTACTTATCAAGGTGTAGATTTTCATAGCCAAGCACTGCAGATGAGTAGGGTTGATGTTTCCTGGGATGAAGATGAGCCACACCGTGTGAGGACCTTAAAACAGGGATTTAACCCTGATCAG TTGGCAGACCTTGAGCTGAAGGAGTTTTTAGCTTCTGATGAGAGTGAATCTGATGAtagtggtgatgatgatgaggaaaaaaggaaagaaaagtaCCTAACTTTAATGGAATCCGGAGATGTTGATTCTGATAAAGACGAGGATGAGGAGAATGACCAGGATATGGTAGTAGAATTCAATACCGGGTTAGAAGATCTGAGTAACAAATTTCgtgaaaagaaagaagagaagccaGAAACGGTCTGGGAGGCACAACTGAGGAAGATGcgggagaagaagaaagctagGAGGATGCAAAAGAAGGATGATGGTTCTTCAGATGATGATTCTGAGGATGACGACGACTATAACGTTGatcataagaagaagaagaagatgatgaataaGAAGAAGGGTTTAGAGGAGAAATTAGCAGCAGACGAGAAAAGCTTGGCGGAGCTTGAGTTGATAGTAGCTGATGAGAATGGTAAAGGTCTAAAAGGGTATAACATTAAAGGAAAAGGTAAAAAGAGAAGTAAAGAGATGGCAGAAGATAAGATACCTTCAGCTGATCCTGACGATCAGAGATTCTCGGTTGCATTCACGGATCCTAACTATGCTCTAGACCCTACGAATCCACAGTTTAAAAG GAGTGCGACGTATGTTAAGCAATTAACTCAAAAGCAAAAGCAAGATCCAAGAAGCCAAGAAGAGCAAGTGAAAGATGTGGAGACAAAGACTACAGATGATGGCACGGTGGGACCTTCTAAGAAAAGGAGTTTTGCAGAGTCTGCTACTGTCAAGTCGATGAAGCTCAAGATGCAGCAGAAGGGttcggagaagaagaaagaagggaCTGCCGAGTTGGCTCAGCGAGTGAAGAACAAAGCCAAagctttatcaaaaaaataa
- the LOC108859433 gene encoding polypyrimidine tract-binding protein homolog 1 isoform X2, which produces MSSSQFRYTQTPSKVVHLRNLPWECVEEELIDLCKRFGKIVNTKTNVGANRNQAFVEFAELNQAISMVSYYASSSEPAQIRGKTIYIQYSNRHEIVNNQSPGEVPGNVLLVTFEGVESHHVSIDVIHLVFSAFGFVHKIATFEKAAGFQALVQFTDVETASAARSALDGRSIPKYLLPEHVASCNLRMSYSAHTDLNIKFQSHRSRDYTNPYLPVNHTAMDGSMQPALGADGKKVETQSNVLLALIENMQYAVTVDVLHTVFSAYGTVQKIAIFEKNGSTQALIQYSDIATAAIAKEALEGHCIYDGGYCKLRLSYSRHTDLNVKVHKIGCFLELWERD; this is translated from the exons ATGTCGAGCTCACAGTTCCGGTACACGCAGACGCCGTCGAAGGTGGTGCACCTGCGGAATCTACCGTGGGAATGCGTGGAAGAAGAGCTCATCGACCTGTGCAAACGATTCGGAAAGATCGTCAATACGAAGACCAATGTCGGCGCCAATCGCAACCAAGCCTTCGTTGAATTC GCTGAGTTGAATCAGGCGATATCAATGGTTTCGTATTATGCTTCATCTTCGGAGCCGGCACAGATTCGTGGGAAAACTATTTATATACAGTACTCTAATCGGCATGAGATTGTGAACAATCAGAGTCCTGGTGAAGTCCCTGGAAACGTCCTCTTGGTTACCTTTGAAGGAGTCGAATCTCACCATGTCAGCATCGATGTCATCCATCTG GTGTTTTCTGCTTTTGGATTCGTGCACAAAATTGCCACTTTTGAGAAAGCTGCTGGTTTCCAG GCACTAGTTCAGTTTACTGATGTGGAGACTGCTTCAGCTGCAAGGAGTGCGCTAGATGGTAGAAGTATACCCAA ATATCTGCTTCCAGAACATGTTGCCTCTTGCAATTTGCGAATGTCTTATTCAGCTCATACTGATCTAAACATCAAGTTTCAGTCCCACCGTAGCAG GGATTACACTAATCCATACCTTCCAGTGAATCATACCGCAATGGACGGGTCTATGCAG CCTGCTTTGGGTGCTGATGGAAAGAAGGTAGAAACTCAGAGCAATGTCCTGCTTGCTTTAATTGAGAACATGCAGTATGCTGTCACTGTGGATGTTCTTCACACG GTCTTTTCCGCGTATGGAACTGTCCAGAAGATTGCTATATTTGAGAAGAATGGTTCAACACAAGCCTTAATTCAATACTCTG ATATAGCAACGGCGGCAATAGCGAAAGAAGCACTGGAAGGACACTGTATATATGACGGTGGCTACTGTAAGCTTCGACTATCATACTCTCGTCATACTGATCTCAATGTAAAGGTACATAAGATTGGTTGCTTTCTTGAGTTGTGGGAAAGAGATTAA
- the LOC130502075 gene encoding uncharacterized protein LOC130502075, which produces MEKKKAMSVFLLFLSPSLFLHHLYLCCICETYSTVIPTMSTIMQKIKEIEDEDSEEQGHLASFWFVKVPWKLIFLHKKLSWAQKGEVFQTPKSKSFEIQVTCGTQTTKSFNEDNKLTHWMK; this is translated from the exons atggaaaaaaaaaaagcgatgtctgtttttcttctcttcctctctccgTCTCTGTTTCTTCATCATCTTTACCTCTGCTGCATCTGTGAAACTTACTCTACTGTAATTCCAACCATGTCGACTATTATGCAGAAGATCAAAGAAATCGAAGATGAG GACTCAGAAGAACAAGGCCACCTCGCATCATTTTGGTTTGTTAAAG TTCCTTGGAAACTGATATTTTTGCATAAGAAGTTGTCGTGGGCTCAGAAAGGAGAAGTGTTTCAGACTCCCAAATCCAAAAGCTTCGAAATTCAG GTCACATGCGGTACTCAGACCACTAAAAGCTTCAATGAAGACAACAAG CTTACACATTGGATGAAGTGA
- the LOC108859434 gene encoding transcription factor MYB106 isoform X2, whose product MPIHVKDREKGSLQNLNRDIFCCVSPSYKSDPKPREQILWIIMFISPCCDKDGLKKGPWTPEEDQKLLAYIEEHGHGSWRSLPEKAGLQRCGKSCRLRWTNYLRPDIKRGKFSVQEEQTIIQLHALLGNRWSAIATHLPKRTDNEIKNYWNTHLKKRLVKMGIDPVTHKHKNETLLSSTGQSNKNLATLSHMAQWESARLEAEARLARESKLLHLQHYQNKKAAAPSLCLTHKASTNWTKPNEGMGDHQLLESPTSTVTFSENLPPMIMHLGIPTGNRNSRVAVSSEHDDWMRQINCPEEGIEEGFTSLLLSDSVDRSLSAGKNAVEVNESEYSYYEDNKNYWNTILNLVDSSPSDDVLI is encoded by the exons ATGCCAATCCATGTCAAAGACCGAGAAAAGGGGAGCTTACAGAACCTAAACAGAGACATCTTCTGTTGCGTCTCTCCCTCTTATAAATCAGACCCCAAGCCAAGAGAGCAGATTTTGTGGATCATCATGTTCAT ATCGCCATGCTGTGATAAGGATGGTTTAAAGAAAGGTCCCTGGACACCAGAAGAGGATCAGAAACTCTTGGCTTACATTGAAGAACATGGCCATGGAAGCTGGCGCTCTTTGCCTGAGAAAGCCG GTCTCCAAAGATGTGGAAAGAGTTGCAGACTCAGATGGACTAATTACCTAAGACCTGACATCAAGAGAGGCAAGTTCAGTGTACAAGAAGAACAAACCATCATTCAACTCCACGCTCTCCTCGGAAACAG ATGGTCAGCGATTGCAACTCACTTACCGAAAAGGACAGACAACGAGATCAAGAACTACTGGAACACACACTTGAAGAAACGTCTGGTCAAAATGGGGATAGATCCAGTGACACACAAGCACAAAAACGAGACTCTCTTGTCTTCCACAGGTCAATCTAATAAGAACTTAGCCACGCTTAGCCACATGGCACAATGGGAGAGTGCTCGGCTCGAAGCTGAAGCAAGGCTAGCTAGAGAATCAAAGCTTCTCCATTTACAGCATTACCAAAACAAGAAAGCAGCAGCTCCTAGTCTTTGCTTGACTCACAAGGCATCAACAAATTGGACAAAACCAAACGAAG GAATGGGAGATCATCAACTGCTTGAGTCTCCGACATCGACGGTGACATTCTCCGAGAATCTCCCTCCCATGATCATGCATTTAGGTATCCCTACGGGAAATAGAAACAGCAGAGTCGCCGTCTCTTCCGAACACGACGACTGGATGAGACAAATCAACTGTCCAGAAGAAGGAATCGAAGAGGGATTCACGAGCCTCTTACTCAGTGATTCAGTTGATCGGAGTCTCTCCGCCGGTAAAAACGCGGTCGAGGTCAATGAGAGTGAATATAGCTACTATGAGGATAACAAGAACTACTGGAATACCATTCTCAACTTGGTGGATTCCTCACCGTCCGACGATGTTCTGATCTAA